The sequence TGCCGCTGCACTCCCTGCTGATGGGCTCGGGTGTTGTCTGCATAGGCCTTGGATTTTACTGGCTATGGAGTTGATATGCACGAAATGTCCATTGCACAAGAATTAATTCGTCAGATCGAAGAACATGTGTCTGCCGAACGCAGACCTTCAGTCCGGAACATCGCATTGCGGATCGGTACGCTGTCATCCATTTTGCCGGAATCGCTGACGTTTTGTTTCGATGCATTAGTTAACCAGACGCCTTTACAATCCGCGAAACTTTCGATTGAGTTGGTGCCTTACACTCTTCACTGTACCGCCTGCAACCATTCTTTCGAACCGGAAGGTTGGGCGCATGTTTGTCCGAAGTGCGGCAGTTCACAACTCATTTCCCAAACCGGACAAGAATTGGAACTCGCCTACATCGAATTGGAAGAATCCCCATCGGAGGTTGTATGAACAGCATGATCACTGTTGAAAGAAAAGTTCTTGAAAAAAATGACGCCATCGCATCACGGCTACGCCAGACATGGTCATCACAAAAAATTTTTACGGTTAATTTCGTGAGTTCACCCGGATCCGGAAAAACAAGTTTGCTGGAAGCCACCATCCGGCGATTAAAAAATACAATGCCGATGGCCGTCATTGAAGGCGACGTGCAAACTGACCTCGACGCTCAACGGATTCACGCATTGGATGTTCCCGTAGTGCAGATC comes from bacterium and encodes:
- the hypA gene encoding hydrogenase maturation nickel metallochaperone HypA produces the protein MHEMSIAQELIRQIEEHVSAERRPSVRNIALRIGTLSSILPESLTFCFDALVNQTPLQSAKLSIELVPYTLHCTACNHSFEPEGWAHVCPKCGSSQLISQTGQELELAYIELEESPSEVV